One Glutamicibacter mishrai genomic window carries:
- the xerD gene encoding site-specific tyrosine recombinase XerD, with protein sequence MTEAFEREVKRYLQHLAIERGLAENTLASYRRDLSRYVNALQAYRLTDPQQITEVTISGYLHDLSRGDEDHKPLGARSVARHAVAIRQLHKYWELEGICAPNPAREIQPPAIGQSLPKAISIAQVSRLLDSINTETPAGLRDRAILEFLYATGARISEVVDLDVDDLHFADDAVVRLFGKGSKERIVPVGGYAQRAVSDYLVRSRPGLALKGKGTPALFLNQRGGRLSRQSVWLLISKAAERSGINVEVSPHTLRHSFATHLLEGGADVRVVQELLGHASVTTTQIYTKVTVDSLREAYQLAHPRVE encoded by the coding sequence ATGACCGAAGCTTTTGAGCGGGAGGTCAAGCGCTACTTGCAGCACTTGGCGATCGAGCGTGGCCTGGCCGAAAATACCTTGGCATCATACCGACGCGATCTCTCCCGTTACGTCAATGCCCTGCAGGCATATCGGCTAACAGATCCACAGCAGATTACTGAGGTGACTATCAGCGGTTATCTGCATGATCTCTCTCGCGGGGACGAGGACCACAAGCCGCTGGGAGCGCGGTCTGTGGCTCGTCATGCTGTGGCGATTCGGCAACTTCACAAGTATTGGGAGCTCGAAGGTATTTGTGCGCCGAACCCGGCGCGCGAGATTCAGCCACCCGCCATTGGGCAATCCTTGCCCAAAGCGATCTCCATTGCGCAGGTAAGCCGGCTGCTTGATTCGATCAATACCGAGACCCCCGCGGGACTGCGCGATAGGGCCATCCTTGAATTCCTGTACGCCACTGGAGCACGAATTTCGGAGGTCGTTGATCTTGACGTGGACGACCTCCATTTTGCCGACGACGCAGTAGTCCGGCTTTTCGGAAAAGGTTCCAAAGAGCGCATCGTTCCCGTTGGCGGGTATGCCCAGAGGGCCGTCAGCGACTATTTGGTGCGTTCGCGCCCTGGACTGGCTTTGAAAGGCAAGGGGACACCCGCACTGTTTCTGAACCAGCGCGGTGGCCGGCTTTCCCGTCAGTCAGTTTGGCTACTTATCAGCAAGGCGGCGGAGCGCTCCGGGATCAATGTGGAAGTATCGCCACATACACTGCGCCACTCTTTCGCCACTCATCTGCTGGAAGGTGGCGCGGACGTCCGCGTAGTTCAAGAACTCCTCGGGCATGCATCGGTAACCACGACTCAGATCTATACCAAAGTGACGGTTGATTCGCTGCGCGAGGCATATCAACTGGCCCATCCAAGGGTCGAGTAG
- a CDS encoding MmgE/PrpD family protein, whose translation MIKHPVRVYRSEENLAREDQLAHKIAAVAADPVEVTAEVTDMIINRIIDNASVAIASLNRGPIIAARAQALTHAPSTGGSGASVFGITEKVSPEWAAWANGVAVRELDYHDTFLAAEYSHPGDNIPPILAVAQHTGASGKDLIRGIATGYEIQVDLVKAICLHKHKIDHVAHLGPSASAGIGTLLGLDIETIFQAVGQGLHTTTATRQSRKGEISTWKAHAPAFAGKMAVEAADRAMRGQTSPVPIYEGEDGVIAWMLDGKDAAYEVPLPEAGEAKRAILDTYTKEHSAEYQAQAWIDLARKLHGEHPEAADPKNVASVLIKTSHHTHYVIGSGANDPQKYDPTASRETLDHSIPYIFTVALQDGAWHHVDSYSPERAGRADTVELWHKVTTEEDPEWTRRYHSLDIAEKAFGGSVEITLTDGTVITDQIAVADAHPLGARPFAREQYINKFRTLATGLVDDAEINRFIAAAENLENLAAGELDQLNIVAAAGVIDPAAAPKGLF comes from the coding sequence ATGATCAAGCACCCTGTACGCGTATACCGCTCCGAGGAAAACCTGGCCCGCGAAGACCAGCTGGCACATAAGATCGCCGCCGTCGCCGCCGACCCGGTAGAGGTCACCGCCGAAGTGACCGACATGATTATCAACCGCATCATCGACAACGCTTCGGTGGCCATCGCGTCGCTGAACCGCGGACCCATCATCGCCGCCCGGGCACAGGCACTGACCCACGCGCCATCCACCGGCGGATCCGGCGCCTCGGTCTTCGGCATCACCGAAAAAGTCTCCCCCGAATGGGCCGCCTGGGCCAACGGCGTGGCAGTGCGCGAACTGGACTACCACGACACCTTCCTGGCCGCCGAATACTCCCACCCGGGCGATAACATCCCGCCGATCCTGGCCGTCGCCCAGCACACCGGAGCTTCCGGCAAGGATTTGATCCGCGGCATCGCCACCGGCTACGAAATCCAGGTGGACCTGGTCAAGGCCATCTGCCTGCACAAACACAAGATCGACCACGTAGCCCACCTAGGCCCATCGGCCTCGGCCGGCATCGGCACCCTGCTGGGCCTGGACATCGAGACCATCTTCCAGGCTGTTGGCCAGGGGCTGCACACCACCACCGCCACCCGCCAGTCGCGCAAGGGCGAAATCTCCACCTGGAAGGCCCATGCCCCGGCCTTCGCCGGCAAGATGGCCGTCGAAGCAGCCGACCGCGCCATGCGCGGCCAGACCTCCCCAGTGCCGATCTACGAAGGCGAAGACGGCGTGATCGCATGGATGCTCGACGGCAAGGACGCCGCCTACGAGGTTCCGCTGCCAGAGGCCGGCGAAGCCAAGCGCGCCATCCTGGACACCTACACCAAGGAACACTCGGCCGAATACCAGGCCCAGGCCTGGATCGACCTGGCTCGCAAGCTGCACGGCGAGCACCCGGAAGCCGCCGATCCGAAGAACGTGGCCTCGGTGCTGATCAAGACCAGCCACCACACCCACTACGTCATCGGCTCCGGCGCCAACGATCCGCAGAAGTACGATCCAACCGCTAGCCGCGAAACCCTGGACCACTCGATTCCATACATCTTCACCGTTGCATTGCAGGACGGCGCATGGCATCACGTGGATTCCTACTCGCCAGAGCGTGCCGGCCGTGCCGACACCGTTGAGCTGTGGCACAAGGTCACCACCGAGGAAGACCCGGAGTGGACCCGCCGCTACCACTCGCTGGACATCGCGGAGAAGGCCTTCGGCGGCTCGGTGGAAATCACCTTGACCGACGGCACCGTGATCACCGATCAGATCGCCGTGGCCGACGCGCACCCGCTGGGCGCACGTCCCTTCGCCCGCGAACAGTACATCAACAAGTTCCGCACCCTGGCCACCGGCCTGGTGGACGACGCTGAAATCAACCGCTTCATCGCGGCCGCCGAAAACCTGGAAAACCTCGCCGCCGGCGAATTGGACCAGCTGAACATCGTTGCCGCGGCCGGCGTTATCGATCCTGCGGCCGCACCGAAGGGCCTGTTCTAA
- a CDS encoding bifunctional 2-methylcitrate synthase/citrate synthase, with product MTTTEEIKKGLAGVVVDYTAVSKVNPETNSLLYRGYPVQDLAASKSFEEVALLLWTGELPTQSELTEFTAFERANRALDPRVKAAIDLLPTDCHPMDVGRTAVSVIGANHPEAENSSPEAELLKAKELFAAFPAVVAYDQRRRRGLDVVAPREDLDYSSNFLWMTFGEEAAPEVVDAFRVSMVLYAEHSFNASTFTARVITSTLSDLHSAVTGAIGALKGPLHGGANEAVMHTFTEIGINKDETREDAAKRAKAWMEEALAAKKKVMGFGHRVYKHGDSRVPTMKAALDRMIEHYGRHEMLGLYDGLEAAMDEAKSIKPNLDYPAGPTYHLMGFDTEMFTPIFIAARITGWTSHIFEQRAANALIRPLSAYNGSEQRAL from the coding sequence ATGACTACCACCGAGGAAATCAAAAAAGGCCTGGCAGGCGTCGTCGTTGACTACACCGCCGTCTCCAAGGTCAACCCGGAAACCAACTCGCTGCTGTACCGCGGCTACCCGGTCCAGGATCTAGCGGCCAGCAAGTCGTTCGAAGAAGTCGCGCTGCTGCTGTGGACGGGCGAGCTGCCGACCCAAAGCGAACTCACCGAGTTCACCGCCTTTGAACGAGCCAACCGGGCCTTGGATCCCCGAGTCAAGGCCGCGATCGACTTGCTCCCCACCGACTGCCACCCGATGGACGTTGGACGCACCGCGGTCTCGGTGATCGGCGCAAACCACCCTGAAGCCGAGAATTCCTCCCCCGAAGCCGAACTGCTCAAGGCAAAGGAGCTCTTTGCAGCATTCCCGGCTGTCGTCGCTTACGATCAGCGCCGTCGCCGCGGACTGGACGTCGTCGCTCCCCGCGAAGACTTAGACTATTCCTCCAACTTCCTGTGGATGACGTTCGGCGAAGAAGCTGCCCCAGAAGTGGTTGATGCATTCCGCGTCTCGATGGTGCTCTACGCCGAGCACTCGTTCAATGCCTCGACCTTCACCGCCCGCGTGATCACCTCAACCCTGTCGGATCTGCACTCGGCGGTCACCGGCGCCATCGGAGCTTTGAAGGGCCCATTGCATGGCGGTGCCAATGAAGCGGTGATGCACACCTTCACCGAGATCGGCATCAACAAGGACGAAACCCGCGAAGACGCGGCAAAGCGCGCCAAGGCATGGATGGAAGAAGCGCTGGCTGCCAAGAAGAAAGTCATGGGCTTCGGACACCGCGTGTACAAGCACGGCGACTCCCGCGTGCCAACCATGAAAGCCGCTTTGGATCGGATGATCGAGCATTATGGCCGCCATGAGATGCTGGGGCTGTATGACGGGCTGGAAGCTGCCATGGACGAAGCGAAATCCATCAAGCCAAACCTGGATTACCCGGCTGGGCCGACCTATCACCTGATGGGCTTCGACACCGAAATGTTCACGCCGATCTTCATCGCGGCTCGCATTACCGGCTGGACGAGCCACATCTTCGAACAGCGCGCAGCAAATGCGCTGATCCGCCCGCTCTCTGCCTACAACGGCTCAGAGCAACGCGCACTGTAA
- the prpB gene encoding methylisocitrate lyase, which translates to MLYSTKTPAAKRQALREMLTPGAARQFPGAFNPLSAKLISEKQFDGIYISGAVLANDLGLPDIGLTSLTEVATRAGQIARMSDLPAIVDADTGFGEPMNVARTIQDLEYAGLAGCHIEDQFNPKRCGHLDGKNVVDTDTMLKRIAAAADARIDENFLIMARTDIRAVEGLDAAIDRAKAMVDAGADAIFPEAMKNVAEFEAVCNAVDVPVLANMTEFGKSELFNRQELADAGVALIIYPVTLLRSAMGAAERVLDAISEDGTQQREVDNMLTRSRLYELVDYEAYNRFDTGIFNFQVPTLDIDSNSANL; encoded by the coding sequence ATGTTGTACTCAACCAAGACTCCAGCAGCGAAGCGCCAAGCGCTGCGCGAAATGCTCACCCCGGGTGCCGCCCGCCAGTTCCCCGGAGCTTTCAACCCGCTCTCGGCCAAGCTGATCAGCGAGAAGCAGTTCGACGGCATCTACATCTCCGGCGCAGTGCTCGCCAACGACCTGGGCCTGCCCGACATCGGGCTGACCTCGCTGACCGAGGTGGCCACGCGTGCCGGGCAGATCGCCCGCATGTCCGACCTGCCGGCGATCGTGGATGCCGACACCGGCTTCGGCGAACCGATGAACGTTGCCCGCACCATCCAGGACCTGGAATACGCGGGGCTGGCTGGCTGCCATATCGAGGACCAGTTCAACCCGAAGCGCTGCGGCCACCTGGATGGCAAGAATGTGGTGGATACCGACACCATGCTCAAGCGCATCGCTGCCGCCGCTGACGCGCGAATCGATGAGAACTTCCTGATCATGGCCCGCACCGACATCCGCGCGGTGGAAGGCCTGGACGCTGCGATCGACCGGGCCAAGGCCATGGTGGATGCCGGCGCCGATGCGATCTTCCCCGAAGCGATGAAGAACGTCGCCGAGTTCGAGGCCGTCTGCAACGCGGTGGACGTGCCGGTACTGGCGAATATGACCGAGTTCGGCAAGTCCGAATTGTTCAACCGCCAGGAACTGGCCGACGCCGGTGTCGCGTTGATCATCTACCCGGTCACCTTGCTGCGCAGCGCCATGGGCGCGGCCGAACGTGTGCTGGACGCGATCAGCGAAGATGGCACCCAGCAGCGCGAGGTGGATAACATGTTAACCAGGTCACGTCTCTACGAGCTCGTGGACTACGAAGCCTACAACCGCTTTGATACCGGAATTTTCAATTTCCAGGTCCCTACCTTGGACATTGATTCCAATAGCGCGAACCTCTAG
- a CDS encoding 8-oxo-dGTP diphosphatase: MGGDNQSTTARPVALVALLAERDGRPHILLGRKLRGFGCGKIVLPGGKVEPGESAADAAIREFFEETGLRVTAAELTHTAQINFRFSALPDADMDCAAFIARSASGEVHISDELEPLWSPVDLLPVDQMWQDSSMWLRQLAAGQRFTATIVLATDNASVRSIDIEAWD, encoded by the coding sequence ATGGGTGGGGACAACCAGTCGACGACTGCCCGTCCGGTGGCGCTGGTAGCGTTGCTCGCTGAGCGGGATGGCCGCCCGCACATTCTCCTGGGGCGAAAGCTTCGAGGATTTGGGTGCGGGAAAATTGTCTTGCCTGGCGGCAAAGTCGAACCGGGGGAGTCAGCGGCGGACGCGGCTATTCGAGAATTCTTCGAAGAGACCGGACTGCGCGTTACAGCCGCAGAACTGACGCACACTGCTCAAATCAATTTCAGGTTCAGCGCCCTGCCTGACGCCGACATGGACTGCGCGGCATTTATTGCGCGTTCAGCCTCGGGCGAGGTGCATATTAGCGACGAACTCGAGCCGCTATGGTCGCCTGTGGACCTGTTGCCAGTCGATCAGATGTGGCAAGACTCCAGCATGTGGCTGCGCCAACTGGCCGCAGGCCAGCGGTTCACGGCGACTATCGTTTTAGCTACCGATAATGCGTCGGTACGATCAATCGATATTGAAGCGTGGGATTAG
- a CDS encoding helix-turn-helix domain-containing protein gives MGIRVEIDVMLAKRKMGVGELSEKIGITPANLAVLKNGRAKAVRFSTLEALCRELECQPGDLLMFEEDSANK, from the coding sequence GTGGGAATCCGTGTTGAGATCGATGTCATGCTGGCCAAGCGAAAAATGGGGGTAGGCGAGCTATCCGAAAAGATCGGCATTACTCCGGCGAATCTTGCAGTGCTGAAAAACGGCCGGGCTAAAGCTGTCAGATTCAGCACACTAGAAGCATTGTGCCGTGAATTGGAATGCCAGCCAGGCGATTTGTTGATGTTCGAAGAGGACAGCGCAAACAAATAA
- a CDS encoding NUDIX domain-containing protein, protein MPPISDEFSPRELLSRETVYEGRIWNVIHDSVKLSDTGGTIERDYISHPGAVSVLVMDDEERVLMVNQYRHPVGMRLWEIPAGLLDVDGEAPLDAAKRELWEEADRTADHWAILTDVFLTPGSSAEAVRVYLAREPQLVPEDQRHERTEEEAEMISTWVPLEEAVAAVLAGKIHNPTAMIAILAAQAARSSKYTNLRDANEPFDVHPYLREG, encoded by the coding sequence ATGCCTCCGATTTCTGACGAATTCTCTCCCCGTGAACTGCTGAGCCGGGAAACTGTGTATGAAGGGCGTATCTGGAACGTCATCCACGACTCGGTGAAGCTTTCGGATACCGGTGGAACAATCGAGCGCGACTACATCAGCCACCCTGGTGCAGTCAGCGTCCTGGTGATGGACGATGAAGAGCGCGTTCTGATGGTCAATCAGTACCGTCATCCCGTTGGCATGCGTTTATGGGAGATCCCAGCAGGGCTATTGGATGTCGACGGCGAGGCACCTTTGGATGCAGCGAAGCGAGAACTGTGGGAAGAAGCGGACCGAACAGCTGACCATTGGGCTATTTTGACTGATGTCTTCCTGACCCCGGGTTCTTCAGCAGAAGCCGTGCGAGTCTACCTGGCTCGTGAACCTCAGCTCGTTCCCGAGGATCAGCGGCACGAGCGCACCGAAGAAGAAGCCGAAATGATCAGCACCTGGGTTCCCCTTGAGGAAGCAGTTGCCGCGGTTTTGGCCGGAAAAATCCACAATCCAACGGCCATGATCGCCATCCTGGCGGCTCAAGCCGCGCGATCAAGCAAATACACCAATCTGCGCGACGCGAACGAGCCGTTCGACGTTCACCCTTACTTGCGCGAAGGATGA
- a CDS encoding CTP synthase — MVQRNSTRDSRSSETTKHIFVTGGVASSLGKGLTASSLGHLLRARGLSVTMQKLDPYLNVDPGTMNPFQHGEVFVTDDGAETDLDIGHYERFLDENLPGTANVTTGQVYSTVLERERRGEYLGDTVQVIPHITDEIKRRMRLAATDPAPGKPAPDVIITEIGGTVGDIESQPFLEAARQVRQDIGRKNAFFVHVSLVPFIGPSHELKTKPTQHSVAALRSIGIQPDSLVIRSDRPIPAEMRAKLGRTCDVDTEAVINCADAPSIYDIPKVIHAQGLDAYIVQTLELKFRDVDWTSWDRLLDVVHNPSTELTVALVGKYIDLPDAYLSVTEALRAGGFANNAKVNIRWVPADDCATEAGAAKALAGAEAICVPGGFGIRGLEGKLGALRFARENKLPTLGLCLGLQSMVIEYARNVAGLEGASSTEFDPETTTPVIATMEEQLEIVDGKGDLGGTMRLGLYEAKLAEGSVLAETYGKTDVAERHRHRYEVNNSYRAQLEEAGLVFSGTSPDGSLVEFVELPKDVHPYYVSTQAHPELSSRPTRPHPMFAGLVAAALEKRS, encoded by the coding sequence GTGGTGCAGCGTAATTCAACTCGTGATTCTCGGTCGTCTGAAACGACAAAGCATATCTTCGTCACCGGCGGTGTGGCCTCTTCCCTGGGTAAGGGTTTGACGGCATCCAGCCTTGGACATCTACTTCGAGCTCGTGGTCTCTCCGTGACCATGCAGAAGCTCGACCCGTACCTGAACGTCGATCCAGGTACCATGAACCCATTCCAGCACGGTGAAGTCTTCGTTACCGACGATGGCGCCGAAACCGATCTGGATATCGGACACTACGAGCGTTTCCTGGATGAGAACCTTCCAGGTACCGCCAACGTGACCACCGGTCAGGTTTACTCAACCGTTCTTGAACGTGAACGTCGCGGCGAGTACCTGGGCGATACCGTTCAGGTGATCCCTCACATTACTGATGAAATCAAGCGCCGTATGCGTTTGGCAGCCACCGATCCTGCCCCTGGCAAGCCGGCTCCAGACGTGATTATCACCGAAATCGGTGGAACCGTTGGCGACATCGAATCCCAGCCGTTCTTGGAAGCAGCTCGCCAGGTCCGCCAGGACATCGGCCGCAAGAACGCTTTCTTCGTTCACGTTTCCCTGGTGCCTTTCATTGGCCCTAGCCATGAATTGAAGACCAAGCCAACCCAGCACTCTGTCGCTGCGTTGCGTTCCATCGGTATCCAGCCGGACTCCCTGGTGATCCGTTCGGACCGTCCGATTCCAGCTGAAATGCGCGCCAAGCTCGGCCGCACCTGCGACGTGGACACCGAAGCCGTCATCAACTGCGCAGATGCACCAAGCATCTATGACATTCCTAAGGTCATCCACGCGCAGGGCCTGGACGCTTACATCGTTCAGACTCTCGAACTGAAGTTCCGCGATGTTGATTGGACCTCGTGGGATCGACTGCTCGATGTCGTGCACAACCCAAGCACCGAACTGACCGTTGCCCTGGTTGGCAAGTACATCGATCTTCCAGACGCATACCTGTCGGTTACCGAAGCACTTCGTGCTGGCGGTTTCGCCAACAACGCTAAGGTCAACATCCGCTGGGTTCCAGCTGACGACTGCGCAACCGAAGCTGGGGCTGCCAAGGCCCTTGCTGGTGCTGAAGCGATTTGCGTTCCCGGCGGTTTCGGTATTCGTGGCCTAGAAGGCAAGCTGGGCGCTCTGCGTTTTGCTCGCGAAAACAAGCTGCCTACCCTGGGCCTGTGCCTGGGGCTGCAGTCCATGGTCATTGAATACGCACGAAACGTGGCGGGCCTCGAAGGCGCCTCATCGACTGAATTCGATCCAGAAACCACCACCCCGGTCATTGCGACCATGGAGGAGCAGCTGGAGATCGTCGATGGCAAGGGTGACTTGGGTGGCACCATGCGCCTCGGCCTCTACGAAGCCAAATTGGCTGAAGGCTCGGTCCTGGCCGAAACCTACGGCAAGACCGATGTTGCAGAACGCCACCGTCACCGTTACGAAGTCAACAACTCGTACCGTGCGCAGCTTGAAGAAGCGGGCTTGGTCTTCTCCGGCACTTCGCCAGATGGCAGCCTCGTAGAATTCGTGGAACTGCCAAAGGACGTGCACCCTTACTACGTTTCCACTCAGGCACACCCTGAACTCTCCAGCCGCCCAACCCGACCACACCCAATGTTCGCTGGTCTGGTTGCTGCAGCTTTGGAGAAGCGTAGCTAG
- a CDS encoding DUF2975 domain-containing protein translates to MGKFSVVGLKVVLALILAGTLFVQLFMIPMILIHEAPENGTDKFYQASFLGYLFVAGLIIETCVYCVWKLATRVKRGTVFDPASLGFVTPIIIAFAIGSVATLALGVIFAASTEIAPGAVLLVGGAGLLMIGISIIVLVLRQLLEQAAMTQAQAAELRDELGGVI, encoded by the coding sequence ATGGGAAAATTCAGCGTTGTCGGCCTCAAGGTAGTTTTGGCCCTAATTCTGGCTGGCACACTTTTCGTGCAGCTATTCATGATCCCGATGATCTTGATTCACGAAGCACCCGAGAACGGGACCGATAAGTTTTATCAGGCATCGTTCCTCGGCTACCTCTTCGTGGCCGGACTCATTATTGAAACCTGCGTCTACTGCGTTTGGAAGCTAGCGACCAGGGTTAAGCGAGGAACCGTTTTCGACCCCGCATCGCTGGGTTTTGTCACGCCTATCATCATCGCCTTTGCCATCGGCTCGGTGGCCACACTGGCATTGGGCGTCATCTTCGCGGCCAGCACCGAAATCGCACCGGGAGCAGTTCTCCTCGTCGGCGGCGCTGGATTGCTGATGATCGGCATCAGCATTATCGTGCTTGTCTTGCGGCAGCTGCTGGAACAAGCGGCGATGACCCAGGCGCAAGCTGCCGAACTTCGCGACGAATTGGGTGGCGTGATCTAG